Proteins from one Corticium candelabrum chromosome 4, ooCorCand1.1, whole genome shotgun sequence genomic window:
- the LOC134178245 gene encoding symplekin-like isoform X1: MSRDPRRRKESQENGSERSETSNRVVELLNQAQLSDRDGKLECLGQAQELVFNREPDLLPVYLEEFLAYHHDRHPDVRKLVVSFMEEAGRRDPYYTVLIAPILVYLLHDEHLSVVRKVVQSSTFLYKVALKLISAQREPSNALSEMWKSMSDIRSQIQELVQSSSVDGVTTVMIKFVEMIVLSHSAKTEMSEVPKNVELTVSLDMIAADHPFIKPADLRSSCGEAFESLLKLTTSPSISCVNLMACIGCLANISRQRPAFMPVVVQAFESLHANMPPTYTKSHVNSVVKNMKTLLLSFLRHSSSVDFHSDLIPLLTEIGCTPNEIDKNRPKVDSTKRLRNESAPLSTAKKSKLHIDETSIREVTPTVPAIDVTFEDIFPRLTPELVAEVVFCTMERLPDLCPDTFLSSYIPEDNPGTQMHVTFLAHMLAAQMTAAGVGIGMQRTKEKLMGQVQTQKIDLSSTSSEKLKANDTSRGNNQFGDEEWNKKPRIRQQKQFVLADVTRRNLSVSELRRLATNAMKRIQANERGAAKGGTSLDRVKLMVSLATQQNGGCREALFDYVMSDFQLHYDVMLAWLFEEYAVAEGYKGVVQPELLVRMEKYDKTVTDLLAAMRDQLDPKDKMFTRLLLDLPRIPPVVLDIIRSYCEDEDRVVLGVATMRDLILTRPAVQEQFLGILLELTGHEKETVRIQAIHVAKRLHSKDLLSHEIERFACEQVDTLVRNFPTGEDKSEDVEAEQLDERIRLCLQLFIGLLPLNHSLLHKLSDVYVEVTANVKKVVLRMLDHAVRAMGMHSSDIHTFIELCPRGAETLLIRILHILTEKAAPISHIVHLVREVYRKRIPDVQVLVPILNALDKAEILTALPQLVKQSPAVVKEVIGRLLGMHRGGGAGRSQVTAQELMVAMHNIDVSEENTMKAVMKAISLLFQERTVYTQEVLSVVLHQLMDLTPLPTLFMRTVIQARQACPRLIPFIMNILSRLITKQVWKQPSVWQGFVKCCQLTKPQSFQIMLQLPPRHLQSVFEISAELKEQLKAHISSFTPHQRGLIPRAILQVIEKETQRKSATRASSAKVQEAAAMVEEHVDVDVQDLALDAGTMAGEESAMDELEGAALRKTEAEEIGDEQEQGGSTDVQQMETVESGGDNSLHQ, from the exons ATGTCCAGAGATCCACGGCGGCGAAAAGAAAGTCAAGAGAACGGCAGCGAACGATCCGAGACGTCGAACAGA GTTGTAGAACTGCTCAACCAAGCTCAACTAAGCGACAGAGATGGAAAACTAGAGTGTCTCGGCCAA GCTCAAGAGCTTGTTTTCAATAGAGAACCTGACCTCCTTCCAGTTTACCTCGAG GAATTCTTAGCCTATCATCATGATAGACATCCTGATGTTAGGAAGCTTGTAGTTAGTTTCATGGAAGAAGCTGG GAGGAGAGATCCTTACTACACAGTACTAATTGCTCCAATTCTGGTTTATCTGCTCCACGATGAACACTTGTCTGTCGTAAGAAAAGTCGTCCAGAGTAGCACGTTTCTGTACAAAGTGGCCCTAAAG CTGATTTCAGCACAACGAGAGCCAAGCAATGCTCTTTCGGAGATGTGGAAG TCGATGAGTGATATAAGGAGTCAAATCCAAGAACTCGTCCAGTCATCATCGGTCGATGG TGTAACAACAGTGATGATAAAATTTGTGGAGATGATCGTTCTGAGTCATTCTGCTAAAACAGAG ATGTCTGAAGTGCCTAAGAACGTTGAGTTGACTGTATCTTTGGATATG ATTGCTGCTGATCATCCTTTCATCAAACCTGCTGATCTTAGGTCATCGTGTGGGGAAGCATTTGAGTCACTTTTGAAACTGACGACGTCTCCATCTATTTCATG cGTTAATTTAATGGCCTGTATTGGCTGTTTGGCTAATATTTCTCGTCAGAGGCCCGCGTTCATGCCTGTTGTTGTGCAGGCATTTGAGTCGCTTCATG CAAACATGCCACCTACGTATACAAAATCTCATGTCAACAGTGTGGTCAAGAATATGAAG ACACTGCTTCTTTCATTTTTGCGGCACTCCTCATCTG TGGACTTCCATTCTGATTTAATCCCATTATTAACAGAAATTGGCTGCACACCTAATGAG ATCGATAAGAACAGACCAAAGGTTGATTCTACAAAGCGGCTCAG AAATGAATCTGCGCCTCTTTCAACTGCAAAAAAATCAAAACTGCACATCGAC GAGACCTCCATACGGGAAGTCACACCAACAGTACCAGCTATTGATGTTACGTTTGAGGATATTTTTCCACGACTGACGCCGGAACTGGTTGCTGAGGTTGTCTTCTGTACAATGGAACGACTGCCAGACTTGTGTCCAGACACGTTTCTCTCTAGCTATATTCCTGAAGACA ATCCAGGTACCCAAATGCATGTCACATTTTTGGCTCACATGTTAGCGGCACAGATGACGGCTGCAGGTGTCGGAATAGGAATGCAGAGAACGAAAGAAAAG TTAATGGGACAGGTTCAGACACAGAAAATCGATTTATCTTCTACGAGTTCTGAAAAACTAAAAGCA AATGATACATCAAGAGGAAATAATCAATTTGGGG ATGAAGAATGGAATAAGAAG CCAAGGATTCGGCAACAGAAGCAGTTTGTTCTTGCTGATGTGACAAGAAGAAATCTTAGTGTTTCTGAGCTACGGCGATTGGCTACGAATGCGATGAAGAGAATTCAGGCGAATgaaa GGGGAGCAGCAAAAGGTGGCACATCATTG GATCGAGTCAAACTCATGGTTAGTTTGGCTACTCAACAGAATGGCGGCTGTCGAGAAG CTTTGTTTGACTACGTGATGAGTGACTTCCAACTGCATTATGATGTAATGCTGGCTTGGTTATTTGAGGAGTACGCCGTAGCCGAGGGTTACAAAGGTGTTGTGCAACCGGAGCTGCTTGTACGTATGGAGAAGTATGACAAGACGGTGACCGATCTCTTGGCGGCAATGAGAGATCAACTGGATCCAAAAGACAA GATGTTTACTCGACTACTTCTTGATCTTCCTCGCATTCCACCAGTCGTGTTGGATATTATTCGATCATATTGTGAAGACGAG GATCGTGTTGTTCTTGGTGTTGCTACAATGCGTGATCTTATCCTTACGCGGCCTGCTGTTCAGGAGCAGTTTTTGGGCATTCTTCTTGAGTTGACTGGGCATGAGAAAGAAACA GTTAGAATTCAAGCGATTCATGTCGCTAAGAGACTGCACAGCAAGGATCTCTTGTCTCATGAAATCGAA AGATTTGCATGTGAACAGGTAGATACTTTGGTAAGAAACTTTCCCACCGGAGAAGACAAATCAGAAG acgTAGAAGCCGAGCAGTTGGATGAACGCATCCGTTTGTGTCTTCAGCTTTTTATTGGATTGCTGCCTCTTAATCACTCACTGTTGCACAA ATTATCTGATGTCTACGTTGAAGTCACTGCAAATGTAAAGAAAGTTGTTTTACGCATGCTGGATCATGCA GTACGAGCTATGGGCATGCATTCCTCTGATATTCACACTTTTATTGAGCTGTGTCCACGAGGAGCAGAGACACTTCTTATTCGTATTCTTCATATTCTTACGGAGAAAG CTGCTCCGATTTCTCATATTGTTCACTTAGTAAGGGAAGTGTATCGGAAAAGGATACCAGATGTTCAGGTTTTAGTACCTATCCTTAATGCTCTTGACAAG GCTGAGATCTTGACTGCTTTGCCACAACTCGTTAAGCAATCTCCTGCTGTGGTGAAGGAAGTAATTGGACGCTTGTTAGGAATGCATCGAG GAGGTGGAGCTGGTAGGAGTCAAGTGACAGCACAGGAACTGATGGTGGCTATGCATAATATTGATGTTAGTGAGGAGAATACAATGAAAGCTGTTATGAAAG CGATCTCGTTGCTATTTCAAGAGCGAACTGTGTATACACAGGAAGTACTGTCAGTTGTGTTGCATCAGCTGATGGATCTAACACCACTACCAACCCTTTTTATGCGGACA gtgATTCAAGCTCGACAAGCTTGTCCTCGTCTCATACCATTCATTATGAATATCCTTTCTCGTCTAATCACGAAACAAGTTTGGAAGCAGCCGAGTGTGTGGCAGGGTTTTGTCAAGTGTTGCCAGCTAACAAAGCcacagtcatttcaaatcATGCTTCAGTTGCCGCCCAGACATCTACAGAGTGTATTCGAG ATTAGTGCAGAATTGAAAGAGCAATTGAAAGCACACATTAGTTCTTTCACTCCACATCAA CGTGGCCTGATTCCACGAGCCATACTGCAAGTGATTGAAAAAGAGACCCAGAGAAAGTCAGCGACTCGGGCAAGTTCGGCCAAAGTGCAAGAGGCCGCTGCTATGGTTGAGGAACATGTCGATGTGGATGTACAAGATTTAGCTCTGGATGCCGGGACAATGGCAGGAGAGGAGAGTGCTATGGATGAGTTGGAAGGAGCCGCCTTGAGGAAGACGGAAGCAGAAGAGATCGGCGATGAGCAAGAACAAGGAGGGTCAACTGACGTGCAACAGATGGAAACTGTTGAATCAGGTGGAGACAACTCGTTACATCAATGA
- the LOC134178245 gene encoding symplekin-like isoform X2, translating into MSRDPRRRKESQENGSERSETSNRVVELLNQAQLSDRDGKLECLGQAQELVFNREPDLLPVYLEEFLAYHHDRHPDVRKLVVSFMEEAGVTTVMIKFVEMIVLSHSAKTEMSEVPKNVELTVSLDMIAADHPFIKPADLRSSCGEAFESLLKLTTSPSISCVNLMACIGCLANISRQRPAFMPVVVQAFESLHANMPPTYTKSHVNSVVKNMKTLLLSFLRHSSSVDFHSDLIPLLTEIGCTPNEIDKNRPKVDSTKRLRNESAPLSTAKKSKLHIDETSIREVTPTVPAIDVTFEDIFPRLTPELVAEVVFCTMERLPDLCPDTFLSSYIPEDNPGTQMHVTFLAHMLAAQMTAAGVGIGMQRTKEKLMGQVQTQKIDLSSTSSEKLKANDTSRGNNQFGDEEWNKKPRIRQQKQFVLADVTRRNLSVSELRRLATNAMKRIQANERGAAKGGTSLDRVKLMVSLATQQNGGCREALFDYVMSDFQLHYDVMLAWLFEEYAVAEGYKGVVQPELLVRMEKYDKTVTDLLAAMRDQLDPKDKMFTRLLLDLPRIPPVVLDIIRSYCEDEDRVVLGVATMRDLILTRPAVQEQFLGILLELTGHEKETVRIQAIHVAKRLHSKDLLSHEIERFACEQVDTLVRNFPTGEDKSEDVEAEQLDERIRLCLQLFIGLLPLNHSLLHKLSDVYVEVTANVKKVVLRMLDHAVRAMGMHSSDIHTFIELCPRGAETLLIRILHILTEKAAPISHIVHLVREVYRKRIPDVQVLVPILNALDKAEILTALPQLVKQSPAVVKEVIGRLLGMHRGGGAGRSQVTAQELMVAMHNIDVSEENTMKAVMKAISLLFQERTVYTQEVLSVVLHQLMDLTPLPTLFMRTVIQARQACPRLIPFIMNILSRLITKQVWKQPSVWQGFVKCCQLTKPQSFQIMLQLPPRHLQSVFEISAELKEQLKAHISSFTPHQRGLIPRAILQVIEKETQRKSATRASSAKVQEAAAMVEEHVDVDVQDLALDAGTMAGEESAMDELEGAALRKTEAEEIGDEQEQGGSTDVQQMETVESGGDNSLHQ; encoded by the exons ATGTCCAGAGATCCACGGCGGCGAAAAGAAAGTCAAGAGAACGGCAGCGAACGATCCGAGACGTCGAACAGA GTTGTAGAACTGCTCAACCAAGCTCAACTAAGCGACAGAGATGGAAAACTAGAGTGTCTCGGCCAA GCTCAAGAGCTTGTTTTCAATAGAGAACCTGACCTCCTTCCAGTTTACCTCGAG GAATTCTTAGCCTATCATCATGATAGACATCCTGATGTTAGGAAGCTTGTAGTTAGTTTCATGGAAGAAGCTGG TGTAACAACAGTGATGATAAAATTTGTGGAGATGATCGTTCTGAGTCATTCTGCTAAAACAGAG ATGTCTGAAGTGCCTAAGAACGTTGAGTTGACTGTATCTTTGGATATG ATTGCTGCTGATCATCCTTTCATCAAACCTGCTGATCTTAGGTCATCGTGTGGGGAAGCATTTGAGTCACTTTTGAAACTGACGACGTCTCCATCTATTTCATG cGTTAATTTAATGGCCTGTATTGGCTGTTTGGCTAATATTTCTCGTCAGAGGCCCGCGTTCATGCCTGTTGTTGTGCAGGCATTTGAGTCGCTTCATG CAAACATGCCACCTACGTATACAAAATCTCATGTCAACAGTGTGGTCAAGAATATGAAG ACACTGCTTCTTTCATTTTTGCGGCACTCCTCATCTG TGGACTTCCATTCTGATTTAATCCCATTATTAACAGAAATTGGCTGCACACCTAATGAG ATCGATAAGAACAGACCAAAGGTTGATTCTACAAAGCGGCTCAG AAATGAATCTGCGCCTCTTTCAACTGCAAAAAAATCAAAACTGCACATCGAC GAGACCTCCATACGGGAAGTCACACCAACAGTACCAGCTATTGATGTTACGTTTGAGGATATTTTTCCACGACTGACGCCGGAACTGGTTGCTGAGGTTGTCTTCTGTACAATGGAACGACTGCCAGACTTGTGTCCAGACACGTTTCTCTCTAGCTATATTCCTGAAGACA ATCCAGGTACCCAAATGCATGTCACATTTTTGGCTCACATGTTAGCGGCACAGATGACGGCTGCAGGTGTCGGAATAGGAATGCAGAGAACGAAAGAAAAG TTAATGGGACAGGTTCAGACACAGAAAATCGATTTATCTTCTACGAGTTCTGAAAAACTAAAAGCA AATGATACATCAAGAGGAAATAATCAATTTGGGG ATGAAGAATGGAATAAGAAG CCAAGGATTCGGCAACAGAAGCAGTTTGTTCTTGCTGATGTGACAAGAAGAAATCTTAGTGTTTCTGAGCTACGGCGATTGGCTACGAATGCGATGAAGAGAATTCAGGCGAATgaaa GGGGAGCAGCAAAAGGTGGCACATCATTG GATCGAGTCAAACTCATGGTTAGTTTGGCTACTCAACAGAATGGCGGCTGTCGAGAAG CTTTGTTTGACTACGTGATGAGTGACTTCCAACTGCATTATGATGTAATGCTGGCTTGGTTATTTGAGGAGTACGCCGTAGCCGAGGGTTACAAAGGTGTTGTGCAACCGGAGCTGCTTGTACGTATGGAGAAGTATGACAAGACGGTGACCGATCTCTTGGCGGCAATGAGAGATCAACTGGATCCAAAAGACAA GATGTTTACTCGACTACTTCTTGATCTTCCTCGCATTCCACCAGTCGTGTTGGATATTATTCGATCATATTGTGAAGACGAG GATCGTGTTGTTCTTGGTGTTGCTACAATGCGTGATCTTATCCTTACGCGGCCTGCTGTTCAGGAGCAGTTTTTGGGCATTCTTCTTGAGTTGACTGGGCATGAGAAAGAAACA GTTAGAATTCAAGCGATTCATGTCGCTAAGAGACTGCACAGCAAGGATCTCTTGTCTCATGAAATCGAA AGATTTGCATGTGAACAGGTAGATACTTTGGTAAGAAACTTTCCCACCGGAGAAGACAAATCAGAAG acgTAGAAGCCGAGCAGTTGGATGAACGCATCCGTTTGTGTCTTCAGCTTTTTATTGGATTGCTGCCTCTTAATCACTCACTGTTGCACAA ATTATCTGATGTCTACGTTGAAGTCACTGCAAATGTAAAGAAAGTTGTTTTACGCATGCTGGATCATGCA GTACGAGCTATGGGCATGCATTCCTCTGATATTCACACTTTTATTGAGCTGTGTCCACGAGGAGCAGAGACACTTCTTATTCGTATTCTTCATATTCTTACGGAGAAAG CTGCTCCGATTTCTCATATTGTTCACTTAGTAAGGGAAGTGTATCGGAAAAGGATACCAGATGTTCAGGTTTTAGTACCTATCCTTAATGCTCTTGACAAG GCTGAGATCTTGACTGCTTTGCCACAACTCGTTAAGCAATCTCCTGCTGTGGTGAAGGAAGTAATTGGACGCTTGTTAGGAATGCATCGAG GAGGTGGAGCTGGTAGGAGTCAAGTGACAGCACAGGAACTGATGGTGGCTATGCATAATATTGATGTTAGTGAGGAGAATACAATGAAAGCTGTTATGAAAG CGATCTCGTTGCTATTTCAAGAGCGAACTGTGTATACACAGGAAGTACTGTCAGTTGTGTTGCATCAGCTGATGGATCTAACACCACTACCAACCCTTTTTATGCGGACA gtgATTCAAGCTCGACAAGCTTGTCCTCGTCTCATACCATTCATTATGAATATCCTTTCTCGTCTAATCACGAAACAAGTTTGGAAGCAGCCGAGTGTGTGGCAGGGTTTTGTCAAGTGTTGCCAGCTAACAAAGCcacagtcatttcaaatcATGCTTCAGTTGCCGCCCAGACATCTACAGAGTGTATTCGAG ATTAGTGCAGAATTGAAAGAGCAATTGAAAGCACACATTAGTTCTTTCACTCCACATCAA CGTGGCCTGATTCCACGAGCCATACTGCAAGTGATTGAAAAAGAGACCCAGAGAAAGTCAGCGACTCGGGCAAGTTCGGCCAAAGTGCAAGAGGCCGCTGCTATGGTTGAGGAACATGTCGATGTGGATGTACAAGATTTAGCTCTGGATGCCGGGACAATGGCAGGAGAGGAGAGTGCTATGGATGAGTTGGAAGGAGCCGCCTTGAGGAAGACGGAAGCAGAAGAGATCGGCGATGAGCAAGAACAAGGAGGGTCAACTGACGTGCAACAGATGGAAACTGTTGAATCAGGTGGAGACAACTCGTTACATCAATGA
- the LOC134178410 gene encoding DDB1- and CUL4-associated factor 11-like isoform X1: MNAFDSEDDGDYSPATDPGHRRMIRRRKNEPLPSPADTSVIESSPISLDLLSAGGPKRLKLENGEYAFQPVNVAQLLRQKETTNSRCCGGLSKSDCCTAMSNYLPNTKKTIESFPSRLFGGFFSDDGSVFMSSCQDQHIRLFDVTNGRFKCFKDILAKDIGWTIVDTTYSPDQNYLVYSSWSDCIHMCNVHGDYETHIPLDLRPPGSTHFCAFCVRFSKDNKEILAGGNDGCLYVYDRERAERTLIIHGHSDDCNAVAFADNSSQLLFSGGDDALCKVWDRRVLGEKNPRPVGTLVGHGAGVTFIDTKGDGHYFISNSKDQSIKLWDVRSFSSKDAIACAKQMVDRHCFDYRWEEPPRKFLKDWKLAGDTSVMTYKGHRVQRCQIRCRFSPAHSTGQQYIYSGCSEGRLFVYDVLTGRVIGRYSEHDDAVRDVSWHPFQPVICTSSWDGKIGWWEYTRPHEIEPRECRRPGLRPKSSLRMK, translated from the exons ATGAACGCGTTCGACAGTGAAGACGATGGAGATTATAGTCCGGCGACAGACCCGGGTCATCGCCGAATGATCAGAAGGAGAAAAA ATGAACCTCTACCCTCACCAGCAGATACATCTGTAATTGAG AGTAGTCCCATCTCTTTGGATCTGCTTTCTGCTGGTGGTCCAAAGCGACTTAAGCTTGAAAACGGAGAGTATGCTTTTCAACCTGTGAACGTGGCTCAGTTGTTACGTCAGAAAGAGACAACAAATTCACGATGTTGCGGAGGCCTATCGAAGAGTGATTGCTGCACGGCTATGTCAAA TTATTTGCCGAATACGAAGAAAACAATCGAGAGCTTTCCGTCTCGTTTATTTGGAGGTTTCTTCTCAGACGATGGCAGTGTCTTTATGTCGTCATGCCAAG ATCAGCACATTCGCTTGTTTGACGTTACAAATGGGCGGTTCAAGTGTTTCAAAGACATTCTAGCGAAAGACATCGGCTGGACAATAGTGGACACGACATACAG CCCGGATCAAAACTACTTGGTTTATTCAAGCTGGAGTGACTGCA TTCATATGTGTAACGTACACGGTGACTACGAGACACACATTCCATTAGATCTGAG ACCTCCAGGAAGTACGCACTTCTGTGCATTCTGCGTACGATTTTCTAAAGATAATAAGGAGATCCTAGCCGG AGGCAACGAtggctgtttgtatgtttatgaTCGAGAAAGAGCTGAAAGAACATTGATA ATCCATGGGCACTCTGATGATTGCAATGCTGTTGCATTTGCTGATAATTCGTCTCAGTTACTATTTTCGGGTGGCGATGATGCTCTGTGTAAGGTTTGGGATCGTAGAGTGTTGGGAGAGAAAAATCCTCGTCCTGTGGGCACGTTGGTTGGTCATGGAGCTGGCGTTACGTTTATTGATACAAAA GGTGACGGCCACTATTTTATCAGCAACTCGAAAGATCAGAGTATCAAGTTGTGGGATGTCAGATCGTTTTCCTCTAAAGATGCTATTGCG TGTGCAAAGCAAATGGTGGATAGACATTGTTTTGATTATCGATGGGAAGAACCACCAAGAAAAT TCCTGAAAGACTGGAAGCTGGCAGGAGATACGTCAGTAATGACGTACAAAGGACACAGAGTGCAACGATGTCAAATTCGTTGTCGTTTTTCTCCAGCACATTCAACAGGGCAG CAATACATCTATAGTGGATGCTCGGAAGGCCGGTTGTTTG tgtaTGATGTACTGACCGGCAGAGTAATAGGTCGTTATAGCGAACAT GACGATGCTGTTCGCGATGTGTCATGGCACCCTTTCCAGCCAGTCATCTGTACATCATCA TGGGATGGGAAAATTGGTTGGTGGGAGTACACTCGTCCACATGAGATCGAACCACGAGAATGTCGTAGACCTGGCCTTCGACCGAAGTCATCTTTGCGCATGAAATAG
- the LOC134178410 gene encoding DDB1- and CUL4-associated factor 11-like isoform X2 gives MSNYLPNTKKTIESFPSRLFGGFFSDDGSVFMSSCQDQHIRLFDVTNGRFKCFKDILAKDIGWTIVDTTYSPDQNYLVYSSWSDCIHMCNVHGDYETHIPLDLRPPGSTHFCAFCVRFSKDNKEILAGGNDGCLYVYDRERAERTLIIHGHSDDCNAVAFADNSSQLLFSGGDDALCKVWDRRVLGEKNPRPVGTLVGHGAGVTFIDTKGDGHYFISNSKDQSIKLWDVRSFSSKDAIACAKQMVDRHCFDYRWEEPPRKFLKDWKLAGDTSVMTYKGHRVQRCQIRCRFSPAHSTGQQYIYSGCSEGRLFVYDVLTGRVIGRYSEHDDAVRDVSWHPFQPVICTSSWDGKIGWWEYTRPHEIEPRECRRPGLRPKSSLRMK, from the exons ATGTCAAA TTATTTGCCGAATACGAAGAAAACAATCGAGAGCTTTCCGTCTCGTTTATTTGGAGGTTTCTTCTCAGACGATGGCAGTGTCTTTATGTCGTCATGCCAAG ATCAGCACATTCGCTTGTTTGACGTTACAAATGGGCGGTTCAAGTGTTTCAAAGACATTCTAGCGAAAGACATCGGCTGGACAATAGTGGACACGACATACAG CCCGGATCAAAACTACTTGGTTTATTCAAGCTGGAGTGACTGCA TTCATATGTGTAACGTACACGGTGACTACGAGACACACATTCCATTAGATCTGAG ACCTCCAGGAAGTACGCACTTCTGTGCATTCTGCGTACGATTTTCTAAAGATAATAAGGAGATCCTAGCCGG AGGCAACGAtggctgtttgtatgtttatgaTCGAGAAAGAGCTGAAAGAACATTGATA ATCCATGGGCACTCTGATGATTGCAATGCTGTTGCATTTGCTGATAATTCGTCTCAGTTACTATTTTCGGGTGGCGATGATGCTCTGTGTAAGGTTTGGGATCGTAGAGTGTTGGGAGAGAAAAATCCTCGTCCTGTGGGCACGTTGGTTGGTCATGGAGCTGGCGTTACGTTTATTGATACAAAA GGTGACGGCCACTATTTTATCAGCAACTCGAAAGATCAGAGTATCAAGTTGTGGGATGTCAGATCGTTTTCCTCTAAAGATGCTATTGCG TGTGCAAAGCAAATGGTGGATAGACATTGTTTTGATTATCGATGGGAAGAACCACCAAGAAAAT TCCTGAAAGACTGGAAGCTGGCAGGAGATACGTCAGTAATGACGTACAAAGGACACAGAGTGCAACGATGTCAAATTCGTTGTCGTTTTTCTCCAGCACATTCAACAGGGCAG CAATACATCTATAGTGGATGCTCGGAAGGCCGGTTGTTTG tgtaTGATGTACTGACCGGCAGAGTAATAGGTCGTTATAGCGAACAT GACGATGCTGTTCGCGATGTGTCATGGCACCCTTTCCAGCCAGTCATCTGTACATCATCA TGGGATGGGAAAATTGGTTGGTGGGAGTACACTCGTCCACATGAGATCGAACCACGAGAATGTCGTAGACCTGGCCTTCGACCGAAGTCATCTTTGCGCATGAAATAG